From the bacterium genome, one window contains:
- a CDS encoding glycosyltransferase family 2 protein → MKVSSLSVFMPAYNDLANLRRSVPECLGRLDSWASKPELLVVLDNRTRDGSREYLLGVPGVRLIEQSGDDPGYGRALALGWEAARGELVFYTDCDGQYSLDDLPRFLEASRRADLVVGYREIRRDPPARIATAWSYNRLIRMLFGLRVRDVDCSFKLVRRAALKQMAFACRTGAVEAELFLQARAAGLKTVEIPVRHYPRRAGASAFDRGRLALPAAGNVRAVFRELLLLKRSACPPPSKPDRISA, encoded by the coding sequence GTGAAAGTGTCTTCCCTGAGCGTCTTCATGCCCGCCTATAACGACCTGGCGAATCTGCGCCGTTCCGTTCCCGAGTGCCTGGGCCGCCTTGACTCCTGGGCATCGAAACCCGAACTCCTGGTCGTGCTCGATAACCGCACCCGCGACGGATCCCGGGAATACCTGCTCGGAGTCCCGGGGGTGAGGCTGATCGAACAAAGCGGCGACGATCCCGGTTACGGCCGGGCTCTGGCCCTGGGCTGGGAAGCTGCCCGCGGCGAATTGGTTTTTTACACCGACTGCGACGGGCAGTACTCCCTCGACGATCTCCCCCGGTTCCTGGAAGCATCGCGGAGAGCCGATCTCGTCGTGGGGTACCGGGAAATCCGTCGCGATCCCCCGGCGAGAATCGCGACCGCGTGGTCCTATAACCGGCTGATCCGGATGCTCTTCGGCCTCCGGGTTCGGGACGTGGACTGCTCTTTCAAGCTCGTTCGCCGGGCGGCGCTGAAGCAGATGGCTTTTGCCTGCCGAACCGGCGCCGTCGAGGCGGAACTGTTTCTTCAGGCTCGCGCCGCGGGTTTGAAAACCGTCGAAATTCCCGTCCGCCACTACCCGCGCCGAGCCGGGGCCTCGGCGTTCGACCGGGGGCGCCTGGCGCTTCCCGCCGCGGGAAACGTCCGGGCCGTTTTCAGGGAACTGCTTCTCTTGAAGCGCTCCGCTTGCCCCCCTCCCTCAAAACCTGATAGGATTTCCGCTTAA
- a CDS encoding radical SAM protein, with the protein MNVVLIRPGMENPSGIGRDGIHNRLWPPLSLARCGARLRDRGIAATILDAPVLGLTARETASAAMGADLALVTSSPLDRWECPNLSLEPVVSLVEALHAQGLRVGVCGVHGTVLPREVIEATGADFLVLGEPEDRIVAAVEPMGDEAPAGIYRRGDPLPPPPLPSSDIALLPAPAWDLLPPLKRYRHVVLGGPLAVIEGSRGCSRDCSVCLRAMYGTGFRPRTGEAIYSEAETAVKAAGARVLAFIDLDFCLNREGAAAFCEEALKRRLKTSWCCTAHVDSVDPDLLELMGKAGCRLIHYGLESASERVLGLLGRPPPGGRENLALEWTRKAGILSLGFFMFGAYDEKPKEREATLRLALSLPLDLASFHICNPLPGTGAERYLERDRSELFPRVFPGQDEEELDRFCRRAWKAFYFRPGRLARTAVFLSGAGLAPVRLVSSLLAPRRG; encoded by the coding sequence ATGAACGTCGTCTTGATCAGGCCCGGCATGGAGAACCCATCCGGGATCGGCCGGGACGGGATTCACAACCGCCTCTGGCCCCCCCTTTCCCTGGCCCGGTGCGGCGCCCGGCTGCGCGATCGGGGGATCGCGGCTACAATCCTCGACGCTCCCGTCCTGGGATTGACGGCGAGGGAGACCGCTTCGGCGGCGATGGGGGCCGACCTGGCCTTGGTGACTTCCTCCCCCCTGGATCGCTGGGAGTGCCCTAATCTTTCCCTGGAACCCGTTGTCTCCCTGGTGGAGGCGCTGCATGCCCAAGGCCTTCGCGTCGGGGTCTGCGGCGTACACGGGACCGTTCTCCCTCGCGAAGTAATCGAGGCGACGGGAGCGGATTTCCTCGTACTCGGAGAACCGGAAGATCGGATCGTCGCGGCCGTCGAGCCCATGGGGGATGAGGCTCCGGCCGGGATCTACCGCCGGGGTGACCCCCTCCCTCCCCCGCCGCTTCCTTCCTCCGATATCGCCCTTCTCCCCGCTCCGGCCTGGGACTTGCTGCCCCCGTTGAAGCGCTACCGCCATGTTGTCCTGGGGGGCCCCCTGGCCGTGATCGAAGGATCGCGGGGCTGTTCCCGAGACTGCTCGGTCTGTCTCCGGGCCATGTACGGAACCGGCTTCCGGCCCCGGACGGGAGAAGCCATCTACTCGGAGGCCGAAACCGCGGTCAAGGCCGCGGGAGCGCGGGTACTGGCCTTTATCGACCTCGATTTCTGCCTCAACCGCGAAGGCGCGGCGGCATTCTGCGAAGAAGCGCTCAAGCGCCGGCTGAAAACGAGCTGGTGCTGCACCGCTCACGTCGATTCCGTCGACCCCGATCTGCTGGAGCTGATGGGGAAAGCCGGCTGCCGACTCATTCACTACGGCCTGGAAAGCGCCTCGGAACGGGTGCTCGGGCTCCTGGGCAGACCCCCCCCGGGCGGCCGCGAAAATCTGGCGCTGGAATGGACCAGGAAGGCGGGGATACTCTCCCTGGGTTTTTTCATGTTCGGAGCCTACGACGAAAAACCCAAGGAACGTGAAGCCACCCTGCGCCTCGCGCTCTCCCTCCCCCTCGACCTCGCCTCCTTCCACATCTGCAACCCTCTTCCCGGTACCGGCGCGGAAAGATACCTGGAGCGAGACCGGAGCGAGCTGTTCCCGAGGGTTTTTCCCGGGCAGGACGAGGAGGAACTGGACCGGTTCTGCCGCCGGGCCTGGAAGGCTTTTTATTTCCGCCCCGGCCGTCTGGCCCGTACCGCCGTCTTTCTCTCCGGCGCCGGCCTGGCCCCGGTGCGCCTGGTGAGTTCCCTCCTCGCCCCGCGGCGGGGGTGA
- a CDS encoding WG repeat-containing protein: MSEILIPMSRGRKFGYIDECGEFVIPPRYNHAFHFYEDRALVEKRVRFSRDRVVYGFIDSRGRRVTGFKYRQAFSFSEGLAPVIPESSRSDFWGFVDLQGSMAVKPRFAMAGGFFSGLARVQVGRKWGFIDKAGKTPIPPAFDSAGDFSCGLAPVRRTHGEKWGYIDRGGVMRIPALYDWAESFCENIARINRGGKWGFIDLQGGVVFRPVLGYAGNFSEGMAAINMERTFDEIFHEMRGGKWGYIDNRGRGAIDANFDEAGPFRQGLARVQLFGKWGYIDRRGEMAIDPLYEEATDFTGPVALVWKQERQLLLDRQGTEIEIQE, encoded by the coding sequence ATGTCTGAAATTCTCATCCCCATGAGCCGGGGTCGGAAGTTCGGATATATCGACGAATGCGGCGAATTCGTCATCCCCCCCCGCTACAACCACGCCTTTCATTTCTACGAGGACCGGGCTCTGGTGGAGAAGCGCGTGCGGTTCAGCCGGGACCGGGTCGTCTACGGTTTCATAGATTCCCGGGGCCGGAGGGTGACCGGGTTCAAGTACCGTCAGGCTTTTTCGTTCTCCGAAGGTTTGGCTCCGGTGATCCCGGAAAGCTCCAGAAGCGATTTCTGGGGTTTCGTGGACCTCCAGGGCTCCATGGCGGTCAAACCGCGGTTCGCCATGGCCGGCGGCTTTTTTTCGGGTCTGGCCCGAGTTCAGGTCGGCCGGAAGTGGGGGTTCATCGACAAAGCCGGCAAGACCCCGATTCCCCCCGCGTTCGATTCGGCCGGAGATTTTTCCTGCGGGCTGGCCCCGGTGCGCCGCACCCATGGAGAAAAATGGGGGTATATCGATCGGGGAGGGGTTATGCGGATTCCGGCCCTGTACGACTGGGCGGAATCGTTCTGCGAGAACATCGCCCGGATCAACCGCGGGGGAAAATGGGGCTTCATCGATCTTCAGGGAGGAGTCGTTTTCCGGCCCGTCCTCGGATATGCCGGGAATTTTTCCGAAGGCATGGCGGCCATCAACATGGAGCGGACGTTCGACGAGATTTTTCATGAAATGCGGGGAGGGAAATGGGGATATATCGACAATCGGGGCCGGGGCGCGATCGACGCCAACTTCGACGAAGCCGGCCCTTTCCGGCAGGGGTTGGCCCGGGTGCAGCTGTTCGGCAAGTGGGGGTATATCGACCGGCGGGGCGAAATGGCGATCGATCCTTTGTATGAGGAGGCCACCGACTTCACCGGTCCGGTGGCCCTGGTCTGGAAGCAGGAGAGGCAGCTCCTGCTGGACAGGCAGGGGACCGAAATCGAAATTCAGGAATAA
- a CDS encoding RDD family protein, whose translation MTTCYYSIDGKNRLGPVSREYLLERYRSGEISRETLVWAEGLPEWMPIERFFPGEKAPGKASPPPSPPLPPVPGTGAHPWRRFLARTIDLNVCATVVSAPILTLAGVVAGVGDAVPAAGMENSVAAPLGLDLWLWTLLVFLIWSPVEAFCLARYGSTPGKWLFGITVTGADGKFLSFSAAWKRTLLVGLYGYGLFFFFLPLVTQFAAYLRLRREGTTRWDAGCRSRVRTAELSPVRATLGTVLLALLLLAVFLFTRANLKPGPEGAAALPRIEGRPSLILNR comes from the coding sequence TTGACTACCTGTTACTATTCGATCGACGGGAAAAACCGGTTGGGGCCGGTCTCCCGGGAATACCTGCTGGAGCGCTACCGCTCCGGGGAAATTTCCCGGGAGACCTTGGTCTGGGCGGAGGGGCTGCCCGAATGGATGCCGATCGAACGCTTCTTTCCCGGCGAAAAGGCCCCGGGGAAAGCCTCTCCTCCGCCATCTCCTCCCCTCCCTCCCGTTCCGGGGACGGGCGCCCATCCCTGGCGCAGGTTCCTGGCCCGGACCATAGACCTCAATGTCTGCGCCACCGTGGTTTCGGCCCCGATCCTGACCCTGGCCGGGGTGGTCGCGGGGGTGGGGGACGCCGTTCCGGCCGCCGGCATGGAAAACAGCGTCGCCGCCCCGCTGGGCCTCGATCTCTGGCTGTGGACGCTGCTCGTCTTTTTGATCTGGAGCCCGGTGGAGGCGTTCTGCCTGGCGCGCTACGGATCGACGCCCGGGAAATGGCTCTTCGGCATCACCGTCACCGGCGCCGACGGGAAATTCCTCTCCTTCAGCGCCGCCTGGAAACGCACGCTTCTGGTCGGCCTGTACGGCTACGGCCTCTTCTTCTTCTTTCTCCCCCTCGTCACTCAGTTCGCCGCCTACCTGCGGCTTCGCCGGGAGGGCACGACCCGCTGGGACGCCGGATGCCGCTCGCGGGTGCGGACGGCCGAACTTTCTCCGGTCCGCGCGACGCTGGGTACGGTTCTTCTGGCGCTCCTTCTCCTGGCCGTCTTCCTCTTTACCCGCGCCAATCTGAAACCGGGTCCGGAAGGAGCCGCGGCGCTGCCGCGTATCGAGGGCCGGCCTTCCCTCATCCTCAACCGCTGA